In the Oncorhynchus keta strain PuntledgeMale-10-30-2019 chromosome 29, Oket_V2, whole genome shotgun sequence genome, one interval contains:
- the sh3yl1 gene encoding SH3 domain-containing YSC84-like protein 1, protein MNNPIPSNMKSEAKKAAKILREFTEISNRTGPDKLIPANILAKCQGLAIITVIKAGFMITARGGSGIVIARLADGRWSAPSAIGIAGLGGGFEIGVEVSDLVVILMQRRAVDSFSKGGNLTLGGNCTVAVGPMGRNVEADVALRSTAAVFTYCKSRGLFAGVSLEGSCLIERKDTNRKFYSQDIRASAILNGDVEPPPEADDLYCVLESYTEKYTTEWAAKHLAQKASGPPARPRAPATQRPASTYRTEAVKPSLYPSVSAFKSGSTESYKRSPSSTRTVQNDYGGVGPWDAGPVVVTAVHPFTGQQPGDLSFNPGDRITVVTKTESQYDWWEGTLNGRTGIFPANFVSYP, encoded by the exons tgaaTAACCCAATCCCGTCCAACATGAAGTCCGAGGCGAAGAAAGCTGCCAAGATCCTCAGAGAGTTTACTGAGATCTCCAACCGCACTGGGCCTGACAAACTCATCCcag CAAATATATTAGCCAAATGTCAGGGCCTGGCCATCATCACAGTCATCAAGGCAGGTTTCATGATCACAGCTCGAGGCGGCAGCGGTATAGTCATCGCTAGACTGGCTGACGGAC GTTGGTCTGCTCCCTCTGCCATTGGTATAGCTGGTCTGGGCGGTGGCTTTGAGATTGGAGTTGAG gtATCAGACCTGGTGGTGATTCTGATGCAGCGCAGGGCGGTGGATTCTTTCTCTAAAGGAGGGAACCTCACTCTGGGGGGCAACTGTACTGTGGCGGTAGGACCGATGGGGAg gaacgTGGAGGCTGATGTAGCGCTACGTAGCACAGCAGCAGTGTTTACCTACTGTAAGTCCAGAGGGCTGTTTGCTGGAGTCTCTCTGGAGGGATCCTGCCTCATAGAACGCAAAGACACCAACCGCAA gttctACTCCCAGGACATCCGTGCGTCGGCCATATTGAATGGAGATGTAGAACCTCCCCCAGAAGCTGATGACCTGTACTgtgtcctggagagctacacAGAAAAATACACTACTGAGTGGGCAGCCAAACACCTAGCACAGAAG GCCAGTGGTCCTCCAGCTAGACCCCGAGCTCCTGCCACACAGAGACCTGCTAGCACTTACAGGACggagg CAGTGAAGCCCTCCCTCTATCCAAGCGTCTCTGCTTTCAAATCTGGCAGCACAG AATCCTATAAGAGAAGTCCAAGTAGCACAAGGACAGTCCAAAACGATTAcg GTGGGGTCGGGCCGTGGGACGCGGGGCCTGTAGTCGTCACGGCGGTACACCCGTTCACAGGGCAACAGCCTGGCGACCTGAGCTTCAACCCTGGCGACCGCATCACTGTGGTTACCAAGACAGAGTCACAGTATGACTGGTGGGAGGGAACGCTGAACGGACGGACCGGAATCTTCCCCGCTAACTTCGTCTCCtacccctga